The Oscillospiraceae bacterium genome window below encodes:
- a CDS encoding sugar phosphate isomerase/epimerase — protein sequence MQTPIAIQLYSLRSVIHDDFLGTLRKVKEAGYDAVEFAGEFGGRTAMQLKQELKDIGLTPLSTHFQIQRFDEELESFAAFCKELGMPFANCSGSTVESCERVEEAREKLIGATMHFAKLGIEFGYHNHWAEFEVRNDQYIQETLLRPSIRATMRAQFDTAWVRYYDIDPAAYMRQWGNRMTPPHFKDLNANYKEIDPAENCVEVGNGIIDFEAVVAAMRDMGVLHRGIIVERESFDKDIFESIAIDAANIRKFVGA from the coding sequence ATGCAGACACCTATTGCCATCCAGCTATATTCGCTACGCTCGGTTATTCACGATGACTTCCTAGGGACGCTTCGCAAGGTCAAAGAGGCTGGTTATGATGCTGTGGAATTTGCCGGCGAGTTCGGCGGGCGCACTGCAATGCAGTTGAAACAGGAATTGAAAGACATTGGACTGACGCCGTTGTCCACGCATTTTCAAATTCAGCGATTTGATGAGGAACTGGAAAGCTTCGCGGCGTTTTGCAAAGAGTTAGGGATGCCGTTTGCCAATTGCTCAGGGTCAACGGTGGAGAGCTGTGAGCGCGTGGAAGAAGCCCGTGAAAAACTGATTGGGGCGACGATGCATTTTGCTAAGCTTGGCATTGAGTTTGGCTACCACAATCATTGGGCGGAATTTGAGGTGCGCAACGACCAGTACATTCAGGAAACGCTGTTGCGCCCGTCAATTCGTGCCACGATGCGCGCGCAGTTTGATACGGCATGGGTGCGTTACTATGATATTGACCCTGCGGCATATATGCGGCAGTGGGGCAATCGGATGACGCCGCCGCATTTCAAGGATTTGAACGCCAATTATAAGGAAATTGACCCGGCAGAGAATTGCGTAGAAGTTGGCAACGGCATTATTGACTTTGAAGCCGTTGTGGCAGCGATGCGTGATATGGGCGTACTGCACCGCGGTATTATTGTTGAGCGCGAAAGCTTTGACAAGGACATTTTTGAATCGATTGCGATTGACGCGGCGAATATCCGAAAGTTTGTTGGTGCTTAA
- a CDS encoding SGNH/GDSL hydrolase family protein, with translation MKIINSLQALRAELPKKEQLNVGVWGDSVFLGVMLDDIAGRYRVLKENAVTLCSDALNVTIKNFSKFGYSVTKGKQRLMQHLNKGEPCDVAILEYGGNDCDMPWDAIAAQPELDHTPKTTITQFSAQLQDIIDALVSHGTIPLLTTLPPLHHERYLSWICRNGLSRENILQFLGDSHLIYRHHERYSLEISNLAMDNNCRVVDIRSAFLDYGDYQDLLCNDGIHPNEKGQNLIYETFMSFVDKYLPSVKLQLA, from the coding sequence ATGAAAATCATCAACAGTCTACAAGCGTTGCGCGCCGAACTGCCTAAAAAAGAGCAATTAAATGTCGGCGTATGGGGTGACTCAGTATTCTTGGGCGTCATGCTCGACGACATCGCCGGACGTTACCGTGTCTTGAAAGAAAATGCCGTCACACTGTGCTCCGATGCACTCAACGTCACCATCAAGAACTTTTCCAAATTCGGATACAGCGTCACAAAAGGCAAGCAGCGCCTCATGCAGCACTTAAACAAGGGCGAGCCCTGTGATGTCGCTATTCTCGAATACGGCGGCAATGACTGCGATATGCCTTGGGACGCCATCGCCGCCCAACCCGAACTCGACCACACGCCCAAGACCACCATCACACAATTCTCCGCACAACTTCAAGACATTATCGATGCTCTTGTATCGCACGGCACAATTCCGTTGCTGACAACGCTGCCCCCACTCCACCACGAACGGTATCTAAGCTGGATATGCCGCAATGGGCTGTCAAGAGAAAACATATTGCAATTCCTCGGGGATTCGCACCTTATCTACCGACACCATGAGCGGTACTCGCTGGAAATTTCAAACTTAGCTATGGACAACAATTGCCGTGTCGTCGATATACGTTCAGCCTTTTTAGATTACGGCGATTACCAAGACCTACTCTGTAACGATGGCATACACCCCAACGAAAAAGGGCAGAATCTCATCTACGAGACTTTTATGTCCTTCGTAGATAAATATCTGCCCAGCGTAAAGTTACAGCTTGCGTAA
- the gap gene encoding type I glyceraldehyde-3-phosphate dehydrogenase yields MINVGINGFGRIGRLSFRAGLNNPNINFVAINDPFMSPDYLAYMLKYDTVHGRYEGSVEYTDDALIVDGKKILFFAEMDPKNIPWGANNVEYVVDATGIFHSKDKAQGHIDGGAKKVVYTGPSKDDTPMFVMGVNHDKYTKDMSFVSNASCTTNCLAPLAKVINDKYGIVDGLMTTVHAATNTQMVVDAPSKKDWRGGRAASGNIIPSSTGAAKAVGVVIPELKGKLTGMAMRVPTLNVSVVDLTVNLAKPATYEDICATIRAASEGEYKGVLGYTEDMVVSSDFIGDARTSIFDAKAGIALTDTFVKLVSWYDNEWGYSSKVLDLIQHMAKVDRA; encoded by the coding sequence ATGATTAACGTTGGCATCAACGGATTCGGCCGTATCGGCCGTCTCAGCTTTCGCGCCGGATTGAACAATCCGAACATCAACTTCGTAGCAATCAACGACCCCTTTATGTCGCCTGACTACCTCGCCTATATGCTCAAATACGACACGGTACACGGTCGTTACGAGGGCAGCGTCGAATATACCGATGACGCGCTGATTGTTGACGGCAAAAAGATTCTCTTCTTTGCCGAAATGGACCCAAAAAATATTCCGTGGGGCGCAAACAACGTTGAATACGTTGTTGACGCAACAGGCATTTTCCACTCCAAAGACAAAGCGCAAGGCCACATTGACGGCGGCGCGAAAAAAGTTGTTTACACCGGTCCGTCGAAAGACGATACGCCGATGTTTGTTATGGGCGTAAACCACGACAAATACACCAAAGATATGAGCTTTGTTTCTAACGCATCCTGCACCACCAACTGCCTTGCTCCGTTGGCAAAAGTTATCAACGACAAGTACGGTATCGTAGACGGCTTGATGACAACGGTACACGCCGCCACCAACACACAAATGGTGGTTGACGCACCGTCGAAAAAAGACTGGCGCGGCGGCCGTGCAGCCAGCGGCAATATCATCCCCAGCTCCACCGGCGCGGCAAAAGCTGTCGGCGTTGTCATTCCCGAGCTCAAAGGCAAGCTGACAGGCATGGCTATGCGCGTCCCGACACTGAATGTAAGTGTCGTTGACTTGACCGTAAACTTAGCAAAGCCTGCAACCTATGAAGACATCTGTGCGACAATCAGAGCTGCGTCGGAAGGCGAATACAAAGGCGTTTTGGGCTACACCGAAGATATGGTTGTATCGTCGGACTTCATCGGCGATGCGCGTACTTCGATTTTCGATGCCAAAGCCGGTATTGCGTTGACAGATACGTTTGTTAAACTGGTTTCATGGTACGACAACGAGTGGGGCTATTCCAGCAAAGTGCTTGATTTGATTCAGCACATGGCAAAAGTGGACAGAGCGTAA
- a CDS encoding ATP-binding cassette domain-containing protein, translated as MQPIISVSNLQKSFKKHRVLKGVDFAVEKGTIFALLGSNGAGKTTAVKILSTLSKGDGGTATICGYDVARQPDDVRRSISLTGQYAAVDESLTGRENLHLMGQLRRLVNCRQRASELLEAFRLTEDGDRRVATYSGGMRRRLDIAMSLMGDPPVVFLDEPTTGLDPQNRLAMWEMVKALAANGTTVFLTTQYLEEAEHLADQIAILHEGKIIAEGTPDELKTVLPHGGVQLDFHTNDDAQKACALLGGYRISADRDSDKTLNVATDGSAAEFADVLNRVNAADISLVGFAQQLPTLEDVFLTLIGEKAAETEEK; from the coding sequence ATGCAACCCATTATCTCAGTATCCAATTTGCAAAAATCATTCAAAAAGCACCGCGTACTCAAAGGTGTTGATTTTGCCGTTGAGAAAGGCACGATTTTCGCGTTGCTCGGCTCAAACGGCGCGGGAAAGACAACAGCGGTTAAGATTCTCTCGACGTTGTCAAAAGGCGACGGCGGCACGGCAACGATTTGCGGCTATGATGTGGCGCGACAGCCTGATGATGTGCGGCGCAGCATTAGTTTGACGGGGCAGTATGCGGCTGTTGACGAATCGCTGACAGGGCGGGAGAACTTGCACCTGATGGGGCAGTTGCGTCGCTTGGTAAACTGTAGACAGCGAGCGAGTGAATTGTTGGAAGCGTTTCGACTGACTGAGGACGGCGATCGACGTGTAGCAACATATTCGGGTGGTATGCGCCGCCGCCTTGATATCGCTATGAGTTTAATGGGCGATCCGCCCGTTGTCTTTCTCGATGAGCCGACGACGGGGCTTGACCCGCAGAACCGACTCGCCATGTGGGAGATGGTCAAGGCGTTGGCCGCCAACGGCACGACTGTCTTTCTGACAACGCAGTATCTCGAAGAGGCCGAGCACCTTGCCGACCAAATTGCCATTTTGCATGAGGGCAAGATCATTGCCGAAGGTACGCCGGATGAGTTGAAGACGGTGTTGCCGCACGGCGGCGTGCAGCTTGATTTCCACACAAACGACGATGCGCAAAAGGCTTGTGCTTTGCTGGGCGGCTATCGTATCAGCGCAGATAGAGACAGCGATAAAACACTCAACGTTGCCACCGACGGCAGCGCCGCAGAGTTTGCCGATGTGTTAAATCGCGTCAATGCCGCGGACATTTCGCTCGTTGGTTTTGCGCAGCAACTACCTACGTTGGAAGACGTATTTTTAACCTTGATCGGCGAAAAGGCCGCAGAAACGGAGGAGAAGTAA
- a CDS encoding ABC transporter permease, translating to MQAVKRTKPCVFADSWTMFKRCVTTSLRNPDAMATAILVPAIVMLLFGLIFGNVMDVGSYNYIDFIVPGIILQTIAQAATGTAINVNNDMTKGIIDRFRTMDIAKSSVLTGHVGAAVVRNIITTAVVLGVAFAIGFRPQAGFVDWLIIAGVLLLYMLAITWIAVICGIVAKSPESAGTMPFLLFVLPYISSGFAPVETLPRSIRWFAEHQPMTHIIDAARALMLGLPLGNSLLLAIVWSVGITVAAFALAVGVYKRKTS from the coding sequence ATGCAAGCTGTAAAAAGAACAAAGCCCTGTGTGTTTGCCGATTCTTGGACGATGTTTAAGCGCTGTGTGACGACGTCATTACGCAACCCCGATGCCATGGCCACGGCTATCTTAGTGCCTGCCATTGTTATGTTGCTGTTCGGGCTGATTTTTGGCAATGTTATGGACGTCGGGTCGTATAACTACATCGATTTTATTGTGCCGGGTATTATCCTGCAAACTATCGCACAAGCGGCGACTGGTACGGCCATTAATGTCAACAACGACATGACCAAGGGCATTATCGACCGCTTTCGCACGATGGATATCGCCAAATCATCGGTGCTGACGGGGCATGTCGGCGCGGCGGTGGTGCGCAATATAATTACCACAGCCGTTGTACTTGGCGTGGCGTTTGCCATCGGGTTCCGCCCGCAGGCCGGGTTTGTTGATTGGTTGATTATTGCCGGGGTGTTGCTGTTGTATATGCTTGCCATTACATGGATTGCCGTGATTTGCGGCATTGTCGCAAAATCGCCGGAAAGCGCGGGCACGATGCCGTTCTTGCTGTTTGTGCTGCCGTATATCAGCTCGGGATTTGCGCCGGTGGAAACGCTGCCGCGCAGCATTCGTTGGTTTGCAGAACATCAGCCTATGACGCACATCATCGACGCTGCGCGCGCGCTGATGTTGGGCTTGCCGCTGGGCAATTCGCTGTTGCTGGCGATTGTTTGGAGTGTAGGCATTACCGTAGCGGCTTTTGCGTTGGCAGTGGGCGTGTATAAACGGAAGACTTCGTAA
- a CDS encoding RICIN domain-containing protein — protein sequence MIYYIRNAATGRYLDLDNDIATNGRRVLNWSFNGDRNQQWLSRRNDDGSYRFETLTNSQFNLHNNGGNIGVWTSADNFPRSRSFFLVRNNNHDSAWSGMYQIRSVATGQLLIANGNNVQTTTSNASTAASWWSFERRTVGAARLVTAYTEDVAAADFEWPAVFMGYSPRTVTLRPLTTTVETQMQSSNVFIHMSHGSHGHITFARDNESITGRSMTTRHIQEMSRNSLSNVRTFISFGCRVGFTDPTLGNFINDMYIRGAHFSLGFMGPTFPDPIYRWFNAFWRHSANGHTIQDSILFANSQERNMPIVYSVGNWTQRLRRI from the coding sequence ATGATCTACTATATCCGAAATGCTGCCACAGGCAGATATCTCGATTTGGATAATGATATCGCCACAAACGGCAGGCGCGTACTTAACTGGAGTTTCAATGGCGACCGAAATCAACAATGGCTGAGCAGACGGAATGATGACGGGTCATATCGTTTTGAAACGCTCACCAATTCCCAGTTCAATCTCCATAACAACGGCGGGAATATAGGCGTTTGGACATCAGCGGACAACTTTCCACGTAGCAGATCGTTTTTTTTGGTGCGAAATAATAACCACGACAGTGCTTGGTCCGGTATGTATCAAATACGAAGCGTTGCCACAGGTCAGCTTTTAATTGCCAACGGAAATAATGTACAGACAACTACATCAAATGCGTCAACAGCAGCGAGTTGGTGGTCTTTCGAGCGACGAACGGTGGGGGCCGCAAGGCTTGTTACTGCTTACACAGAAGATGTCGCTGCCGCTGATTTTGAATGGCCGGCGGTTTTCATGGGTTACAGCCCAAGAACTGTCACGCTGAGACCGCTCACCACAACTGTGGAAACGCAGATGCAAAGCAGCAATGTTTTTATACATATGAGTCACGGAAGTCACGGACATATAACATTTGCCCGCGACAATGAGTCGATTACCGGACGGAGTATGACAACCCGCCACATTCAAGAAATGTCTCGAAACAGCTTATCCAATGTGCGTACCTTTATTTCATTTGGGTGTCGCGTCGGATTTACCGACCCTACCCTGGGAAATTTCATCAACGATATGTATATCAGGGGTGCGCATTTTTCACTCGGCTTTATGGGACCTACATTTCCAGATCCCATTTATCGTTGGTTCAATGCTTTTTGGCGTCACTCCGCGAATGGACATACGATACAGGATAGTATTCTATTTGCCAATTCGCAAGAACGAAATATGCCAATCGTCTACAGTGTTGGTAACTGGACGCAGCGGTTGAGGCGCATTTAG
- the spoIIR gene encoding stage II sporulation protein R, whose product MKFKTHEIALALALLLTLFATTLWAGAIENEQQALADKLLRLHVIPHSNSRQDQDIKLAVRDQVFSAASDWVRGTPDSQSAEQIILSRQDELRAIAQQIIDSRGVNHGVTVNVSISNFPTREYNGFRLPAGRYRALRVTIGDGRGQNWWCVVFPPLCVSAATWTESAQEAGLTDGEVRLITDSDNQFVYRFRTLEWLHTVRGWFR is encoded by the coding sequence ATGAAATTTAAAACTCACGAAATCGCACTCGCGCTCGCGCTGTTACTTACGCTGTTTGCTACAACCCTATGGGCAGGCGCCATCGAAAACGAGCAGCAAGCCCTTGCCGACAAACTCTTGCGCCTGCACGTCATCCCGCATTCCAACAGCCGGCAAGACCAAGACATCAAGTTAGCCGTACGCGACCAAGTCTTCTCCGCCGCAAGCGACTGGGTGCGCGGCACACCTGACAGCCAATCCGCAGAACAAATCATCTTGTCGCGTCAAGATGAACTCCGCGCCATCGCGCAACAAATCATTGATAGCCGCGGCGTAAATCACGGCGTGACTGTCAATGTCAGTATCAGCAATTTCCCCACGCGAGAATACAATGGCTTCCGCCTGCCGGCCGGACGATACCGCGCCCTGCGCGTCACCATCGGTGACGGCCGCGGCCAAAACTGGTGGTGCGTCGTCTTCCCGCCGCTGTGTGTGTCGGCAGCCACATGGACAGAATCGGCGCAGGAGGCCGGTTTGACCGACGGCGAAGTGCGTCTGATTACCGACAGCGACAACCAATTCGTCTATCGTTTTCGAACACTGGAATGGCTGCACACCGTGCGGGGCTGGTTTCGGTAA
- a CDS encoding DUF4830 domain-containing protein has product MFITSIKLTKQKMIGAVIIAGLLLCGLILWIAAASGGGSAADGGNASEVNNPAPSTRNIRTESDRMEFLAGHGWQVTAEGVQSQEVLIPATFDEVFERYNEMQRADGFDLSQYKNRRVMRYTYRVLNHPVQGEEVQATLLIYRDRIVGGDVCSLNQEGFMHGLLNVQNILPGSAAPTTKETAGDDEQEDDGDEQVRESYEDEDYGM; this is encoded by the coding sequence ATGTTTATTACCTCGATTAAACTCACCAAACAAAAGATGATTGGCGCTGTGATTATTGCGGGACTGTTGCTGTGCGGTTTGATTTTATGGATTGCGGCGGCGAGTGGCGGCGGCAGCGCGGCTGATGGCGGCAATGCCAGTGAGGTCAACAATCCTGCGCCGTCGACACGAAACATCCGCACCGAGAGCGATCGCATGGAGTTTCTCGCCGGGCATGGTTGGCAAGTAACGGCCGAAGGCGTACAGAGTCAGGAAGTGCTGATTCCCGCGACGTTTGACGAAGTTTTTGAGCGGTACAATGAGATGCAACGTGCCGACGGGTTTGACCTGAGTCAGTATAAAAACCGCCGTGTCATGCGCTACACATACCGCGTTCTGAATCATCCGGTGCAAGGGGAGGAGGTGCAGGCGACGTTGTTGATTTACCGTGACAGAATTGTTGGCGGCGATGTATGCAGCTTAAATCAAGAGGGGTTTATGCATGGATTGTTGAATGTGCAGAATATTTTGCCGGGCAGTGCTGCGCCGACGACTAAGGAAACGGCTGGCGATGATGAGCAAGAAGATGATGGCGATGAGCAGGTGCGGGAGAGCTATGAAGATGAGGATTATGGAATGTAA
- a CDS encoding Asp23/Gls24 family envelope stress response protein, producing MKLQNKFGSITIMSEVFSVIAGGAAMECFGVKGMAARNVGDGIVRLLRLESMPKGVKVHYHGDGLIIDLHIVVEHGINIAAVTSSIKSTVRHTVQRLTSVKVKAVNVFVDSIMTSTCREVRA from the coding sequence TTGAAATTACAGAACAAATTTGGAAGCATCACCATCATGAGTGAGGTGTTTTCTGTTATCGCGGGCGGCGCGGCGATGGAGTGCTTTGGGGTCAAAGGCATGGCGGCACGCAATGTTGGTGACGGTATTGTGCGGCTGTTGCGTTTGGAAAGCATGCCCAAGGGTGTTAAGGTGCATTATCACGGCGATGGCCTTATCATTGATCTGCATATCGTTGTTGAGCACGGCATCAATATTGCGGCAGTGACAAGTTCGATTAAAAGCACTGTGCGCCACACGGTGCAACGGTTGACTTCGGTGAAGGTTAAGGCTGTGAATGTGTTTGTCGATTCGATTATGACGTCGACATGCAGGGAGGTTCGCGCTTGA
- a CDS encoding DAK2 domain-containing protein: MTLNGRQFAEMMLAASAAIEAEKQLINDLNVFPVPDGDTGTNMALTLQTAAKALQDCDAEHVGKVAEMAANALLRGARGNSGVILSLLFRGFGKSLKDKDVATGKDWAEALHAGVETAYGAVMKPAEGTMLTVSRVAAAHCLAKALQDDNAEYILTECVTAAEEALAETIHQNPVLTKAGVIDSGGKGLCIIYTAMLQQLRGEFTLETKTASAAINSTAGTLLTAEEITFQYCTEFLVLRNNPRSDVHLLRTSLDAMGDSLVVVEDEQIIKIHLHTDHPGKAMEKAMKHGALTDVKIENMLEQMAENTAGDAQSGAPQLQFVKPTEPYGFVAVVAGDGIAAVFADLGVDGIIQGGQTMNPSTDDIIAQINATPAHTVFVLPNNKNIVLAAEQAVALVSDRRVIVVPTKSIAMGIGAMMAFDPDANADGNAEAMTQAASVVSTGQITYAARNSNFDGMEIAEGDHMAIFDDQLVHNEADRMAACQALVDKISVARPEFVTIFYGEGVDNDEAAKVLEMCETACPDAECTLLNGGQPVYYYLISVE; the protein is encoded by the coding sequence ATGACATTGAACGGACGGCAGTTTGCCGAGATGATGCTGGCGGCGAGCGCTGCTATTGAAGCTGAGAAGCAGTTGATCAACGATCTCAATGTCTTTCCCGTGCCGGATGGCGACACGGGCACAAATATGGCGTTGACGCTGCAAACGGCAGCCAAGGCGCTGCAAGATTGTGACGCGGAACATGTTGGCAAAGTGGCTGAGATGGCCGCGAATGCATTGTTGCGTGGCGCGCGCGGCAATTCGGGCGTGATTTTGTCGTTGCTGTTCCGCGGGTTTGGTAAGTCGCTCAAAGACAAGGATGTGGCAACGGGTAAAGATTGGGCTGAGGCGTTGCATGCCGGTGTTGAAACGGCATATGGTGCGGTGATGAAACCGGCCGAGGGTACGATGCTGACCGTCAGCCGTGTGGCGGCGGCGCATTGTTTGGCCAAGGCATTGCAAGATGACAACGCCGAGTACATTTTGACCGAATGTGTGACAGCAGCAGAAGAGGCATTGGCCGAGACCATCCATCAGAACCCCGTGTTGACAAAGGCTGGCGTGATTGACTCGGGAGGCAAAGGCTTATGTATTATTTATACTGCGATGTTGCAGCAGTTGCGCGGTGAGTTCACATTGGAAACAAAAACGGCGTCTGCTGCGATAAACAGCACGGCCGGTACTTTGTTGACGGCAGAGGAAATTACTTTCCAGTACTGCACGGAGTTTTTAGTGTTGCGCAATAATCCACGGAGTGACGTACATTTACTGCGGACGTCGTTGGACGCGATGGGGGACAGTCTTGTCGTCGTTGAGGATGAGCAAATCATTAAGATTCATTTGCACACCGATCACCCGGGTAAAGCGATGGAAAAGGCGATGAAGCACGGTGCGCTGACAGATGTTAAAATTGAGAATATGCTGGAACAAATGGCAGAAAATACCGCAGGGGACGCACAGTCGGGCGCTCCGCAACTGCAGTTCGTCAAACCTACCGAGCCATACGGGTTTGTTGCCGTTGTGGCCGGTGACGGGATTGCGGCAGTGTTTGCTGATTTGGGCGTTGACGGCATTATTCAAGGCGGGCAGACGATGAACCCGTCGACCGATGACATTATAGCACAGATTAATGCCACGCCGGCGCATACGGTGTTTGTGCTGCCGAACAATAAGAATATTGTTTTGGCGGCTGAACAGGCTGTGGCGTTGGTAAGCGACCGCCGTGTGATTGTCGTGCCGACCAAGAGCATTGCCATGGGCATTGGCGCGATGATGGCGTTTGACCCCGATGCCAACGCTGACGGTAACGCCGAAGCCATGACCCAGGCGGCGAGTGTGGTGAGCACCGGGCAGATTACTTATGCGGCGCGTAACTCTAACTTTGACGGGATGGAGATTGCCGAAGGCGACCATATGGCGATTTTTGACGACCAGTTGGTGCATAATGAAGCTGATCGGATGGCAGCGTGCCAAGCGTTGGTGGATAAAATCTCGGTAGCCAGGCCGGAATTTGTGACTATTTTCTACGGCGAGGGTGTTGATAATGACGAGGCGGCGAAAGTGCTTGAAATGTGTGAAACAGCTTGCCCCGATGCCGAGTGTACACTTCTCAACGGTGGGCAGCCGGTGTATTATTATTTGATTAGCGTGGAGTGA
- the recG gene encoding ATP-dependent DNA helicase RecG has product MSELQFLKGVGPQRVRLFEKLGLHTPRDLLNHFPRGYQDRRAIVALEDGEDSSLVCIRGKVIKPLQGKHLGQNRSVFSTRVTDGTGFCALSFFNAPYVNQSLRIGGEYIFFGRLVKGQYGWEMTNPLFETEGTNRTTGRIVPIYPLTAGLTSAFFGNCVEQILDDELAQMTEMLPEMVRSAAQICHIDFAYRHIHAPEDEKTLAIARRRLVFEELLLLALGLQRLRVGQAVENGVPMAEGDLAEFLRRLPFTLTDDQRKAIDEALSDMRSGKAMHRLLQGDVGSGKTAVAAALASIATANNWQTALMAPTEILATQHVESLAALLPNKNIVLCTGQLSAKARRVAQEAMRDGQADIVVGTHALLSDSTEFAKLGLVITDEQHRFGVDQRMTLTGKTEQMPHVLVMSATPIPRTLALILHGDMDVSVIKQMPSSRKRVQTFVVEERKRCDMYAFIRKQIAEGRQAYIVCPRVEYDEFAESQKKSAVALAKELQSGVFRDLRVGVLHGKSKDKDKVMATFARGELDILVATTVIEVGINVPNASVMVVENADNFGLSQLHQLRGRVGRGEWQSYCLLMDSGGEVSRERLDILAKTSDGFELAEADLRLRGPGSFFGVAQSGFGALKVADLSTDADVYAQARQSARAILEVDPDLSENAALRQAVEALMAHL; this is encoded by the coding sequence ATGAGTGAGTTGCAATTTCTGAAAGGCGTTGGGCCGCAGCGGGTGCGTTTGTTTGAAAAGTTGGGGTTGCATACGCCGCGAGATTTGTTAAACCATTTTCCGCGAGGCTATCAAGATCGTCGTGCGATTGTTGCTCTGGAAGATGGGGAAGACAGCAGTCTTGTTTGTATTCGCGGCAAAGTGATTAAGCCATTGCAAGGCAAGCATTTGGGGCAAAATCGTTCGGTTTTTTCGACCCGTGTCACCGATGGCACGGGTTTTTGTGCGCTGTCGTTTTTCAATGCGCCGTATGTCAATCAGTCGTTGCGGATAGGCGGTGAGTACATTTTTTTCGGACGGTTGGTCAAGGGGCAATATGGCTGGGAGATGACCAATCCGCTATTTGAAACTGAGGGCACAAACCGTACAACGGGACGGATTGTGCCGATTTATCCGCTGACGGCAGGGCTGACATCGGCTTTTTTTGGCAATTGCGTTGAGCAGATTTTAGATGATGAACTGGCGCAAATGACTGAAATGTTGCCGGAAATGGTGCGTAGTGCGGCGCAGATTTGTCACATTGACTTTGCCTATCGGCACATTCATGCGCCGGAGGATGAGAAAACGCTGGCGATCGCACGGCGGCGGTTGGTTTTTGAGGAATTGCTGTTGCTGGCTTTGGGGCTGCAACGGCTGCGGGTGGGGCAGGCTGTTGAAAACGGTGTGCCAATGGCGGAAGGTGATTTGGCGGAATTTTTGCGGCGGTTGCCATTTACACTGACTGACGATCAGCGCAAGGCTATTGACGAGGCGTTGAGCGATATGCGCTCGGGCAAGGCGATGCACCGCTTGTTGCAGGGCGACGTCGGGTCGGGCAAGACGGCGGTTGCTGCGGCGTTGGCGAGTATTGCGACGGCCAACAACTGGCAGACGGCGTTGATGGCACCAACAGAAATCCTTGCGACGCAGCACGTGGAGAGTTTGGCGGCGCTGTTGCCGAATAAGAACATTGTGCTTTGTACCGGACAACTGTCTGCCAAGGCGCGACGTGTGGCGCAAGAGGCTATGCGAGATGGACAAGCTGACATTGTCGTTGGTACACACGCGCTGTTGAGCGATTCAACGGAATTTGCCAAGTTGGGGCTGGTGATTACCGATGAGCAGCATCGATTCGGTGTTGATCAACGCATGACGCTGACGGGAAAGACAGAGCAAATGCCCCACGTGCTGGTGATGAGCGCGACTCCGATTCCTCGGACGCTGGCTTTGATCTTGCATGGCGATATGGATGTCAGTGTCATTAAACAGATGCCGTCAAGTCGCAAGAGGGTGCAGACATTTGTCGTTGAGGAACGCAAGCGGTGCGATATGTATGCTTTTATTCGCAAGCAGATTGCCGAAGGACGGCAGGCGTATATTGTTTGTCCGCGGGTGGAGTATGATGAATTTGCCGAGAGCCAAAAGAAGTCGGCAGTCGCGCTTGCTAAAGAGCTGCAGAGCGGTGTGTTTCGTGATTTGCGCGTCGGCGTACTGCACGGCAAAAGCAAGGATAAAGATAAAGTCATGGCGACATTTGCGCGTGGTGAGTTGGATATTTTGGTGGCGACGACGGTTATTGAAGTTGGTATCAATGTACCCAACGCCAGTGTGATGGTGGTGGAGAATGCCGATAACTTTGGACTGTCGCAGTTGCATCAGCTACGCGGGCGCGTGGGGCGTGGTGAGTGGCAGTCATATTGTCTGCTGATGGACAGCGGCGGCGAAGTTTCACGGGAGAGATTGGATATTTTGGCCAAGACATCGGATGGATTCGAGCTGGCCGAGGCCGATTTGCGGCTGCGCGGACCAGGGAGTTTCTTTGGTGTCGCGCAGTCGGGATTTGGGGCATTAAAAGTAGCAGACTTAAGCACGGATGCCGACGTGTATGCGCAGGCGCGGCAGTCGGCGCGGGCGATTTTGGAAGTTGACCCGGATTTGTCGGAGAATGCGGCGTTGCGGCAGGCGGTAGAGGCGTTGATGGCGCACCTGTGA